Proteins encoded in a region of the Cheilinus undulatus linkage group 8, ASM1832078v1, whole genome shotgun sequence genome:
- the cers2b gene encoding ceramide synthase 2 — MLLGLSEWFWQERLWFPKGLGWADLEDRDGRVYAKARDLWVALPIALAFLIIRQIFERTVATPLASLLGVKDTVRLKAPYNPALESYYCNIAKNPTQTSIASLCKQTGSSERQVQRWFRRRRNQDRPSLLKKFREASWRFTFYLLAFIAGLAALIDKPWLYDLQEMWQGFPVLTLLPSQYWYYMIELGFYGSLLFSVASDVKRKDFKEQIVHHVATILLISFSWCVNYIRAGTLIMLVHDSSDYLLESAKMFNYAGWRNACNYIFIVFAAVFIISRLVIFPFRIIYCTWVYPVTIYEPFFGYYFFNGLLMVLQCLHIFWAVLIIRIAVRFLTNNEKVDDERSDKDETDESEEEEEEEAGFKKDSKKNGPLLNGHTVHNNNHSKKE, encoded by the exons ATGCTGTTGGGGCTGAGTGAGTGGTTCTGGCAGGAGCGGCTGTGGTTTCCAAAGGGCCTGGGCTGGGCTGACCTGGAGGATCGGGATGGACGAGTATACGCTAAAGCCCGCGATTTATGGGTGGCACTGCCCATCGCTCTAGCATTCCTTATCATTCGTCAGATCTTTGAAAG GACGGTAGCAACCCCTCTGGCTTCTCTACTCGGGGTCAAAGACACAGTACGGCTCAAAGCCCCTTACAACCCCGCACTGGAATCCTACTACTGTAACATTGCCAAAAACCCCAcacag ACTTCTATAGCGAGTCTCTGCAAACAGACGGGCTCATCAGAAAGACAAGTGCAGCGATGGTTCAGGAGACGAAGGAACCAGGACAGGCCGAGTTTGCTCAAAAAGTTTCGAGAGGCCag TTGGAGATTTACCTTTTACCTTCTTGCTTTCATTGCTGGCCTGGCCGCTCTCATCGAT AAACCCTGGCTGTATGACCTGCAGGAGATGTGGCAGGGCTTCCCTGTGTTG acTCTCCTGCCTTCTCAGTATTGGTACTACATGATCGAGCTGGGTTTCTACGGCTCTCTGCTCTTTAGTGTGGCTTCTGATGTCAAACGTAAA gaCTTTAAGGAGCAAATAGTTCATCACGTAGCGACCATCCTCCTCATCAGCTTCTCCTGGTGTGTTAATTACATCCGTGCTGGGACTCTCATCATGCTGGTGCACGACTCCTCTGATTATCTTCTCGAG TCTGCAAAGATGTTCAACTATGCTGGATGGCGAAATGCCTGTAACTACATCTTCATCGTCTTTGCTGCAGTCTTCATAATCAGCCGCCTGGTCATCTTCCCCTTCAG GATAATTTACTGTACGTGGGTGTATCCAGTGACCATCTATGAACCCTTCTTTGGCTACTACTTTTTCAATGGCCTTCTGATGGTTCTACAGTGTCTACATATCTTCTGGGCTGTCCTCATCATACGCATAGCTGTCCGCTTCCTCACCAACAAC GAAAAAGTGGACGATGAAAGGAGCGACAAAGATGAAACAGATGaatcagaagaggaggaggaagaggaggcggGGTTTAAAAAGGACTCAAAGAAAAATGGACCATTGCTGAACGGTCACACAGtccacaacaacaaccacagcaagAAGGAGTGA